A window of the Brassica oleracea var. oleracea cultivar TO1000 chromosome C1, BOL, whole genome shotgun sequence genome harbors these coding sequences:
- the LOC106322926 gene encoding putative glucose-6-phosphate 1-epimerase, with translation MEASSDDEKRPMVDLVKDKNGTDQVLLQNPKGASVKISLHGGQVLSWKTERGDELLFTSAKANSKPPHPVRGGIPICFPQFGTRGSLEQHGFARNKMWLVENDPPALPSFDSTGKAFVDLVLKSSDEDTTRIWPHCFEFHLRVSLGLDGNLTLISRVRNINSKPFSFSIAYHTYFSISDISEVRVEGLETLDYLDNMLDKERFTEQGDALTFESEIDRVYLNSKDVVAVFDHERKRTFLIEKEGLPDVVVWNPWDKKAKALPDLGDEEYKQMLCVDGAAIEKPITLKPGEEWTGKLSLSLVLST, from the exons ATGGAAGCATCTAGTGATGACGAGAAGAGACCTATGGTTGACTTGGTCAAGGATAAAAATGGAACCGATCAGGTTCTTCTCCAGAATCCTAAAGGCGCTTCTGTAAAG ATTAGTTTACATGGAGGACAAGTTCTTTCTTGGAAGACTGAGAGAGGTGATGAGTTGTTATTCACCAGTGCCAAG GCTAACTCCAAGCCTCCCCATCCGGTACGAGGAGGAATCCCCATATGCTTTCCTCAG TTCGGAACTCGAGGATCACTTGAGCAACACGGGTTTGCAAGAAACAAGATGTGGCTTGTGGAAAATGATCCACCTGCTTTACCTTCCTTCGACTCAACCGGAAAAGCCTTTGTAGATCTGGTACTCAAGTCCTCTGATGAAGACACAACAAGGATCTGGCCTCACTG CTTTGAGTTTCACCTGAGAGTTTCATTGGGACTAGATGGGAACCTAACGCTGATATCACGTGTCAGAAACATCAACTCAAAGCCTTTTAGCTTCTCCATTGCTTACCACACTTACTTCTCCATTTCCGATATCAG TGAAGTAAGAGTTGAAGGACTTGAAACTCTTGACTATCTTGATAACATGCTTGATAAAGAGCGGTTTACTGAGCAAGGCGATGCATTAACCTTTGAATCCGAGATTGATAGAGTGTACTTAAACTCTAAAGACGTGGTTGCTGTTTTTGACCATGAGAGAAAACGTACATTCCTCATCGAGAAAGAAGGTCTACCTGATGTTG TGGTGTGGAATCCATGGGACAAGAAAGCTAAAGCATTGCCAGATTTGGGAGATGAAGAGTATAAACAAATGCTTTGTGTTGATGGAGCAGCCATTGAAAAACCAATCACCTTGAAACCGGGTGAAGAATGGACCGGGAAATTAAGTCTCTCACTTGTCCTTTCCACCTGA